Proteins co-encoded in one Flavobacterium sp. M31R6 genomic window:
- a CDS encoding alpha-L-arabinofuranosidase C-terminal domain-containing protein, translated as MKANLITKITLCGLLLNGIYANAQQTTLEVNTSKTITKIQPTMYGIFFEDINFAADGGLYAEMVKNRSFEFDDPLMGWIQPKSDKHNFNTESGIAVPVQFSKKGNNHNYCRVTVKDAKGYEIINEGFRGMGIKSGAKYNLTLKASKEAGNISKIIIQFIGKDNKVLGETSIVPTASGWNEYTAQLTPTATEAKAKLRFTFEGTGTIDLDMISLFPEDTWNNRKNGLRKDLVQLLYDMKPGFLRFPGGCIVEGRTLAQRYQWKKTVGEVDNRESLVNRWNTEFAHKPTPDYFQSFGLGFFEYFQLSEDIGATPLPILSCGMACQFNTGELVPMDQLDPYVQDAIDLIEFANGSVDTPWGKVRSDMGHPKPFNLKFIGVGNEQWGTDYIERYKVFEKAIKSKHPEITIVSGSGPFPEGDYFEYAQSELKKLNAEIIDEHYYKEPKWFRENATRYDNYDRKGPKIFAGEYAAQTVAIASPDNKNSWECAFSEAAFMTGMERNAEVVHLTSYAPLFAHEEGWQWTPDMIWFNNLESFGTPNYYVQKLFANNKGTDLLSITKDGKAVTGQNDLFASAVKDANTKEVIVKVVNTSAKAQDITVDLKGSKFQSKGTVITLTSPNTNDENSFASPKKISPKESEYILKSEKASLSVPAYSVTVLKLKLK; from the coding sequence ATGAAAGCAAATTTAATCACCAAAATAACCCTTTGCGGTCTTTTACTAAATGGCATTTATGCTAATGCGCAGCAAACAACTCTTGAAGTAAATACCAGCAAAACAATAACCAAAATTCAGCCAACAATGTATGGAATCTTTTTTGAAGATATCAACTTTGCTGCCGATGGAGGTTTGTATGCCGAAATGGTAAAAAACCGCTCATTTGAATTTGACGATCCTTTAATGGGTTGGATACAACCAAAAAGTGACAAACATAATTTTAATACCGAATCAGGAATTGCTGTTCCTGTTCAATTTTCAAAAAAAGGGAACAATCATAATTATTGCCGAGTTACGGTAAAAGATGCTAAAGGCTATGAAATCATCAATGAAGGTTTCAGAGGAATGGGAATTAAAAGTGGAGCAAAATACAATTTGACTCTAAAAGCATCTAAAGAAGCTGGAAATATATCGAAGATTATTATTCAATTCATTGGAAAAGACAATAAAGTTTTAGGCGAAACAAGCATTGTTCCTACTGCTTCAGGTTGGAATGAGTATACCGCTCAGCTTACTCCAACAGCCACAGAAGCAAAAGCAAAATTGCGTTTTACTTTTGAAGGGACAGGAACTATCGATTTGGATATGATTTCATTATTCCCAGAAGATACTTGGAACAATAGAAAAAATGGCCTTCGAAAAGATTTAGTACAATTGTTATATGATATGAAACCTGGTTTTTTACGTTTCCCAGGCGGCTGTATTGTTGAGGGAAGAACTCTGGCACAACGTTACCAATGGAAAAAAACAGTTGGAGAAGTTGATAATAGAGAAAGCTTAGTTAACCGCTGGAATACAGAATTTGCACACAAACCAACACCTGATTATTTTCAGTCTTTTGGTTTAGGCTTTTTTGAATATTTTCAATTATCCGAAGATATCGGAGCAACTCCATTACCAATTTTAAGTTGTGGAATGGCTTGTCAATTCAATACTGGCGAGTTGGTTCCTATGGATCAATTGGATCCTTATGTACAAGATGCGATTGACTTAATTGAATTTGCCAACGGAAGTGTAGATACTCCGTGGGGGAAAGTTCGTTCGGATATGGGACACCCAAAACCGTTTAATTTGAAATTTATTGGAGTCGGGAACGAACAATGGGGAACCGATTATATCGAGCGTTACAAAGTGTTTGAAAAAGCAATCAAATCAAAACATCCAGAAATTACTATTGTTTCAGGAAGCGGACCATTTCCAGAAGGAGATTATTTTGAGTATGCACAATCGGAACTTAAAAAATTGAATGCCGAAATCATTGATGAGCATTATTATAAAGAACCAAAATGGTTTAGAGAAAATGCAACTCGTTACGACAATTACGACCGCAAAGGGCCAAAAATTTTCGCTGGAGAATATGCTGCTCAAACGGTAGCCATTGCAAGTCCTGACAACAAAAACAGTTGGGAATGTGCTTTTTCTGAAGCCGCTTTTATGACCGGAATGGAACGCAATGCAGAAGTAGTTCATCTTACTTCGTATGCTCCTTTATTTGCTCACGAAGAAGGTTGGCAATGGACACCAGATATGATTTGGTTTAATAATTTAGAGTCCTTTGGTACACCAAATTATTATGTGCAAAAATTATTCGCTAACAATAAAGGAACTGATTTATTATCAATCACCAAAGACGGTAAAGCAGTTACAGGTCAAAACGACTTATTTGCATCGGCTGTGAAAGATGCCAATACCAAAGAAGTAATTGTAAAAGTTGTCAATACTTCCGCGAAAGCGCAGGACATTACTGTTGATTTAAAAGGAAGCAAATTCCAATCAAAAGGAACCGTTATTACACTTACGAGTCCAAATACTAATGATGAAA
- a CDS encoding glycoside hydrolase family 127 protein: protein MKIFNLKNHTLLLLVSLSLSSAMNAQNIVSKNSGYTITPVNIQNVKLTDNFWLPIIKRVQEKTIEYAIKKCEEEGRMDNFLIAGGKMKGEVKGQMPFDDTDVYKIIEGASNTLISEPNPKLEKLLDSLIGIIKVGQEKDGYLTTWRTINPAKPPAPWVPVIEGKRWESLQISHELYNSGHMIEAAVVHYEATGKRNFLDIAIKNANLLVTTFGDGKDQVHGVPGHQIVETGLVNLYRITNNKDYLHLAKYFLDNRGNPKNHKLYGAYAQDDIPVIQQKEAVGHAVRAVYMYSGLTDIAAIYNDKDYLNAVNNLWTNMVNKKMYITGGIGAIHDGEAFGANYELPNLTAYNETCAAIGDVYWNHRLHNLTGNSDYFDVIERSLYNGLISGISLDGKQFFYPNALESDGVYKNNRGSCTRQSWFDCSCCPTNLIRFIPSIPGLIFSTSKNVLYVNLYASNTAKITLDKTELQISQQTNYPWDGKVALTVSPKKESEFTIKLRIPGWARNQVLPGDLYSYKNLASAKVTLTINGKPLGYKEDKGYISITRKWKKGDTIKLDLPMEVKEVVTNTKVEGNIGKVALEYGPIVYAIEEMDNATNFDKITIDANDKFKVTKEENLLNGVNTIQTDKLKAIPYYSWSNRGVGKMKVWIDLKK from the coding sequence ATGAAAATTTTTAATTTAAAAAACCACACACTGCTTCTGTTAGTTTCATTATCGCTCTCAAGCGCTATGAATGCACAGAACATTGTGTCCAAAAACTCTGGATATACCATAACGCCAGTTAACATTCAAAACGTAAAACTAACTGATAACTTTTGGTTACCAATTATAAAAAGAGTTCAAGAAAAAACCATCGAATACGCAATTAAGAAATGCGAGGAAGAAGGACGTATGGACAATTTCTTAATCGCAGGCGGAAAGATGAAAGGAGAAGTAAAAGGACAAATGCCTTTTGACGATACCGACGTTTACAAAATAATCGAGGGTGCCTCAAACACCCTTATAAGTGAACCCAATCCAAAACTAGAAAAATTACTGGATTCCCTTATTGGTATTATTAAAGTGGGACAGGAAAAAGACGGTTATTTAACTACTTGGAGAACGATCAATCCTGCCAAACCACCAGCACCATGGGTGCCGGTTATAGAGGGAAAACGTTGGGAATCTTTACAAATCAGTCATGAATTATACAACTCAGGACATATGATAGAAGCCGCGGTAGTGCATTATGAAGCGACCGGGAAAAGAAACTTCTTGGACATTGCCATCAAAAATGCAAATTTGTTGGTGACAACATTTGGCGACGGGAAAGACCAAGTCCATGGCGTTCCAGGTCATCAAATTGTAGAAACTGGTTTGGTAAATCTTTATAGAATTACCAACAATAAAGACTATCTCCATTTAGCCAAATATTTTCTGGACAATAGAGGAAATCCAAAAAACCATAAACTATACGGTGCTTATGCACAGGATGACATTCCAGTTATCCAGCAAAAAGAAGCGGTTGGACATGCCGTGAGAGCCGTTTATATGTACTCCGGATTGACTGATATTGCTGCCATATACAATGACAAAGACTACCTGAATGCGGTGAATAATTTGTGGACAAATATGGTCAACAAAAAAATGTACATCACAGGTGGAATTGGTGCAATACATGACGGAGAAGCTTTTGGAGCAAACTATGAATTGCCGAACCTAACAGCTTACAATGAAACTTGTGCAGCCATTGGCGATGTGTATTGGAACCACAGACTTCATAATTTGACTGGAAATTCCGATTATTTTGATGTAATTGAACGCTCTTTATACAACGGATTAATCTCTGGAATTTCATTGGACGGAAAACAATTTTTCTATCCAAATGCACTGGAATCTGATGGAGTTTACAAAAACAATAGAGGTTCTTGTACCCGTCAATCGTGGTTTGATTGTTCTTGTTGCCCAACAAATTTAATTCGTTTTATTCCTTCGATTCCGGGATTGATATTTTCTACAAGCAAAAACGTGCTTTATGTGAATTTATATGCTTCGAATACTGCAAAAATTACTTTAGACAAAACAGAATTACAAATTTCACAACAAACCAATTATCCTTGGGACGGTAAAGTAGCGCTAACCGTTTCACCCAAAAAAGAAAGTGAATTCACTATTAAATTAAGAATTCCGGGTTGGGCCAGAAACCAAGTTTTACCAGGCGATTTGTATAGTTATAAAAATCTCGCTTCCGCAAAAGTTACGCTGACGATAAACGGAAAACCTTTAGGATATAAAGAAGATAAAGGATACATCAGCATTACCCGAAAATGGAAAAAAGGAGACACCATAAAACTGGACTTACCAATGGAAGTAAAAGAAGTCGTAACCAATACCAAAGTGGAAGGCAATATTGGTAAAGTAGCTTTGGAATATGGCCCGATTGTGTATGCTATTGAAGAAATGGACAATGCAACCAACTTTGACAAAATCACTATCGATGCTAATGATAAATTTAAAGTAACCAAAGAAGAAAACCTTTTGAATGGTGTAAATACCATTCAAACTGACAAACTTAAAGCAATTCCTTATTATTCTTGGTCAAACAGAGGAGTTGGAAAAATGAAAGTTTGGATTGATTTGAAAAAGTAA
- a CDS encoding arabinan endo-1,5-alpha-L-arabinosidase: protein MKLHKHTSLLLFFLILFIGTSSFAQDITVHDPVMIKQKDTYYLYCTGKGISVFSSKDLKNWNPEPQIFKEKPLWVDAVVPGFDNHIWAPDISFHNNTYYLYYSVSAFAKNTSAIGVTTNTTLDPKDPAYKWVDQGIVIQSIPNRDLWNAIDPNLTFDENNTPWLAFGSFWEGLKMVKLNPDLKSIAQPQEWHTIAKRKRTFGLADADPGDAALEAPFVFKKNEYYYLFLSWDLCCRGEKSNYKVVVGRSKTITGPYVDKDGKLLTEGGGTLLIQGDKNWFGAGHNSTYTFDGKDYIIYHAYNAKQNGRPLLQIKEVKWDADLWPRL from the coding sequence ATGAAATTACATAAACACACCTCTCTACTACTCTTCTTCTTGATCCTATTCATTGGCACCTCATCCTTCGCACAGGACATTACAGTTCATGACCCAGTAATGATTAAACAAAAAGACACCTACTATTTGTATTGCACTGGAAAAGGAATCAGCGTATTCAGTTCCAAAGACTTAAAAAACTGGAACCCGGAACCCCAAATATTTAAAGAAAAACCCCTTTGGGTGGACGCCGTGGTTCCTGGTTTTGACAATCACATTTGGGCACCGGACATTTCTTTTCACAACAACACCTATTATTTGTATTATTCAGTTTCCGCTTTCGCAAAAAACACTTCGGCGATTGGAGTAACGACCAATACTACTTTAGACCCAAAAGATCCAGCTTACAAATGGGTTGATCAGGGAATTGTCATTCAATCTATTCCCAACCGGGACCTTTGGAATGCCATCGATCCTAATTTGACATTCGATGAAAACAATACTCCATGGCTCGCTTTCGGTTCTTTTTGGGAAGGATTAAAAATGGTCAAATTGAACCCCGATTTAAAGTCAATAGCACAACCGCAAGAATGGCATACGATTGCTAAACGCAAAAGAACATTTGGACTGGCCGATGCAGATCCAGGTGATGCAGCTCTTGAGGCTCCTTTTGTTTTTAAGAAAAATGAATATTACTACTTATTCCTTTCTTGGGATTTATGTTGCAGAGGTGAAAAAAGCAATTATAAAGTAGTCGTTGGAAGATCGAAAACCATAACGGGACCTTACGTTGACAAAGACGGAAAATTATTAACCGAAGGAGGTGGAACTTTACTAATTCAAGGAGACAAAAACTGGTTCGGAGCTGGACACAACAGTACCTATACTTTTGACGGAAAAGATTATATCATTTACCACGCTTATAATGCCAAACAAAATGGAAGACCATTACTGCAAATAAAGGAAGTGAAATGGGACGCTGATTTATGGCCAAGGCTTTAG
- a CDS encoding glycoside hydrolase family 43 protein, whose amino-acid sequence MKTKKTIITLSLLAIISMSKTVAQNSVSASANEKKTDPKTLINNPIIKDKYTGDPAALVYKDKVYLYAGHDEAPNDFNFYKMNEWLVYSTSDMVHWQEHPVPLKVTDFAWAKADAWAAQVIERNGKFYWYVTIEHGTINGKAIGVAVSDSPTGPFKDALGKALITNDMTTQTNISWDDIDPTVMIDDDGQAYIFWGNTVCHYAKLKANMTELDGPIQTISLPNYTEAPWIHKHNNWYYLSYAYQFPEKIAYAMSKSINGPWEYKGILNEIAGNSNTNHQAIIDFKGKSYFIYHNGSIEPNGGSFRRSVCVDRLFYNKDGSMKRIIMTTEGITE is encoded by the coding sequence ATGAAAACAAAAAAAACAATCATAACCTTATCCCTCTTGGCAATTATTTCAATGTCCAAAACTGTTGCGCAAAATTCTGTTTCGGCTTCCGCCAATGAAAAAAAGACGGACCCTAAGACTCTAATCAATAACCCAATTATCAAAGATAAATACACTGGAGATCCAGCAGCTTTGGTTTACAAAGACAAAGTCTACCTCTATGCGGGTCATGATGAAGCGCCAAATGATTTCAATTTTTATAAAATGAATGAATGGCTGGTGTATTCCACCTCAGACATGGTGCATTGGCAAGAACATCCCGTTCCATTAAAAGTAACTGACTTTGCGTGGGCAAAAGCCGATGCGTGGGCTGCACAAGTGATTGAGCGCAATGGCAAATTTTACTGGTATGTCACTATTGAACACGGAACCATAAATGGGAAAGCGATTGGAGTTGCTGTTTCAGACAGCCCGACAGGGCCTTTCAAAGACGCATTAGGAAAAGCGCTTATCACCAATGACATGACGACCCAAACCAATATTAGCTGGGACGATATCGACCCAACTGTGATGATTGATGATGATGGACAGGCCTATATTTTTTGGGGAAATACCGTTTGCCATTATGCCAAATTAAAAGCAAACATGACCGAACTTGATGGCCCAATCCAAACCATTTCTTTGCCAAATTATACCGAAGCGCCTTGGATTCACAAACACAACAACTGGTATTACTTATCATATGCCTATCAGTTTCCTGAGAAAATTGCCTACGCCATGAGTAAATCTATCAACGGTCCATGGGAATACAAAGGCATTTTGAATGAAATTGCTGGAAACTCCAATACCAATCACCAAGCGATTATCGATTTCAAAGGAAAATCCTATTTCATTTACCACAATGGAAGCATCGAGCCGAATGGCGGTAGCTTTAGGAGGTCTGTTTGTGTAGATCGTTTGTTTTACAATAAAGACGGGTCTATGAAAAGGATAATTATGACAACGGAGGGGATAACTGAGTAA
- a CDS encoding arabinan endo-1,5-alpha-L-arabinosidase translates to MKKSNSIVRVACYLVLVLTVAVSLGSCSKGDDPTPEPTPTPTPTPTPTPTPTFDGPTYADNYSSISSWGNNSKWNLANVHDPSVAKCGDYYYMYQTDASYGGATDGHGHFFYRRSKDLINWEFMGSTMATAPAWVLDSVNNKRSRMNPILPAITSPNYGFWAPCVRKVGNKYRMYYSIVVDNPIIGTTFDNSWSERAFIGLAETDDLASKVWTDKGMVVCSEPDGLKPYSFTGARNWEDAYFKFNAIDPSFIETPAGEQYLIYGSWHSGIAALKLNPTTGKPDQLKTLSDYGTRIATRSATSRWQASEGPEIIYNPDTQYYYLFMAYDGLDVPYNTRVCRSKNIMGPYLGIDGANVTNGADCWPMLTHPYGFNNHTGWVGISHCAVFQNPETKQWFYSSQARLPKDVPGINVSNAIMMGHVREIQWTEDGWPVVAPERYAGVPATTISEASFVGTWEQITMNYQYATIQKSATIYLTADKKVSGGVSGTWAYDSTSKTLTVNGIKCKVNDAWDWESATRKVTLTYSGLTTAGIPVWGKKIN, encoded by the coding sequence ATGAAAAAATCAAATTCCATTGTAAGAGTAGCATGTTATTTAGTCCTTGTACTAACTGTGGCAGTCTCATTGGGTAGTTGTTCCAAAGGGGATGATCCTACACCAGAGCCAACTCCTACTCCAACGCCGACACCAACACCTACTCCTACTCCAACGTTCGATGGGCCTACTTATGCCGACAATTATTCCTCGATTTCCTCTTGGGGTAATAATTCGAAATGGAATTTAGCCAACGTACATGATCCGTCGGTAGCAAAATGTGGTGATTATTATTATATGTATCAAACAGACGCTTCCTACGGAGGTGCAACAGATGGACATGGACATTTTTTCTACAGACGTTCCAAGGACCTCATTAATTGGGAATTCATGGGATCTACGATGGCCACGGCACCTGCTTGGGTATTAGACTCCGTAAACAACAAGAGATCCAGAATGAATCCAATTTTGCCAGCAATTACAAGTCCTAACTATGGCTTTTGGGCTCCTTGTGTTCGAAAAGTGGGCAACAAATACCGTATGTATTATAGCATTGTGGTCGATAACCCCATAATTGGAACTACTTTCGATAACTCTTGGTCAGAAAGAGCCTTTATTGGTTTGGCCGAAACAGATGATTTAGCTTCAAAAGTTTGGACAGACAAAGGAATGGTAGTTTGTTCAGAACCCGATGGTCTAAAACCATATTCATTTACTGGTGCTAGAAATTGGGAAGATGCTTATTTTAAATTTAATGCAATTGACCCGAGTTTTATTGAAACACCAGCCGGAGAGCAATACCTAATTTACGGTTCTTGGCATTCTGGTATTGCAGCTTTAAAACTGAATCCAACAACCGGAAAACCAGACCAACTGAAAACCTTGAGCGATTATGGAACTCGCATCGCTACACGTAGCGCAACCAGTCGTTGGCAAGCCTCCGAAGGACCGGAAATTATATACAATCCAGACACACAATATTATTATCTTTTTATGGCTTATGATGGACTTGATGTACCCTACAACACCAGAGTTTGTCGTTCGAAAAACATTATGGGACCTTATCTAGGAATTGATGGTGCCAATGTAACAAACGGAGCCGATTGTTGGCCAATGCTGACACATCCTTACGGCTTCAATAATCATACTGGCTGGGTTGGAATTTCACATTGTGCTGTTTTCCAAAATCCGGAAACAAAACAGTGGTTTTACTCATCACAAGCTCGTTTACCAAAAGATGTTCCAGGAATCAATGTTTCCAATGCCATAATGATGGGACATGTTCGCGAAATCCAATGGACTGAGGATGGATGGCCGGTAGTTGCTCCAGAGCGTTACGCTGGTGTGCCTGCTACTACCATTTCTGAAGCTTCATTTGTTGGAACATGGGAACAAATTACTATGAATTACCAATATGCCACCATTCAAAAATCAGCTACAATTTACTTAACTGCTGATAAAAAAGTGAGCGGTGGCGTTTCAGGAACTTGGGCGTATGACAGCACTTCCAAAACATTGACCGTAAATGGTATAAAATGTAAAGTAAATGATGCCTGGGATTGGGAAAGCGCAACCCGCAAAGTAACGCTAACCTACTCTGGACTTACCACCGCAGGAATACCTGTTTGGGGCAAGAAAATAAATTAA
- a CDS encoding alpha-N-arabinofuranosidase has product MKKILFFLSILAFCSQISFAQKETTVVTIKNTANAPTINKNIYGHFAEHLGRCIYGGFFVGDTSKIPNTAGVRNDIIDALKKLKIPNLRWPGGCFADTYHWKDGIGPKENRPTIVNRWWGGTTEDNSFGTHDFLNLCETLGAEPYLSGNVGSGTVQELADWVQYANFGGKSPMSDLRIKNGRKEPWKVKFWGVGNEAWGCGGNMTADYYVGEYRKFATFMSDWENTGGLTRIASGSNSADYNWTETLMKDIPLNMLGGVGVHHYAVIDWTKKGDDRDYTEFEYFQTMKSALKMEELVTKHSAIMDKYDPEKKVAMIVDEWGAWYEVEKGTNPGFLYQQNTMRDAVLAGSTLNIFNNHADRVRMANLAQCVNVLQAVILTDKARMILTPTYYVMQLYSVHQDAQQLPISIKSPLYTYKDETLPALSASASKDKKGLVHISLVNIDAKKENTVEIDLNELGIKTITGQAITSSKLQDFNSFDNPTKIQPVPFKGFENKKGKLTVNVPPFSVIMLEGK; this is encoded by the coding sequence CCACAGTAGTTACCATAAAAAATACTGCAAATGCTCCAACTATTAACAAAAACATCTATGGCCATTTTGCAGAGCATTTAGGAAGGTGTATCTATGGTGGATTTTTTGTGGGTGATACTTCTAAAATACCAAATACAGCAGGTGTTCGTAACGACATTATCGATGCCTTAAAAAAATTAAAAATTCCTAATCTTCGTTGGCCTGGTGGTTGTTTTGCAGATACGTATCACTGGAAAGACGGTATTGGTCCAAAAGAAAATAGACCTACAATCGTAAACAGATGGTGGGGAGGAACTACCGAAGACAATAGTTTTGGAACTCATGACTTCCTAAATTTATGCGAAACCTTAGGCGCAGAACCTTATCTATCAGGCAATGTAGGTAGCGGAACCGTACAAGAACTGGCAGATTGGGTACAATATGCCAACTTTGGAGGTAAAAGCCCGATGAGCGATTTGCGTATAAAAAATGGCAGAAAAGAGCCTTGGAAAGTAAAATTCTGGGGAGTTGGAAATGAAGCTTGGGGTTGTGGAGGAAACATGACAGCCGATTATTATGTAGGAGAATATAGAAAATTCGCGACTTTCATGTCTGATTGGGAAAACACAGGAGGTCTAACTCGTATTGCTTCTGGCTCTAATAGTGCCGATTATAATTGGACAGAAACCTTAATGAAAGACATTCCTCTAAACATGTTAGGAGGAGTTGGAGTACACCATTATGCAGTGATCGATTGGACAAAAAAAGGAGATGATAGAGATTACACAGAATTTGAATATTTCCAAACGATGAAATCCGCTTTGAAAATGGAAGAATTGGTTACCAAACATTCGGCCATTATGGACAAGTATGATCCAGAAAAAAAAGTGGCAATGATTGTAGACGAATGGGGAGCTTGGTATGAAGTAGAAAAAGGAACAAATCCTGGATTCCTTTACCAACAAAACACAATGAGAGATGCAGTTTTGGCTGGATCAACTCTTAACATTTTCAACAATCATGCAGACAGAGTTCGTATGGCTAACTTAGCACAATGTGTTAATGTTTTACAAGCTGTTATCCTTACAGACAAAGCCAGAATGATCTTGACACCGACTTATTATGTAATGCAATTGTACAGCGTACACCAAGACGCACAACAATTACCTATTTCCATAAAATCACCACTATATACTTATAAAGACGAAACACTTCCTGCCTTGTCAGCTTCGGCTTCGAAAGACAAAAAAGGATTGGTTCATATTTCATTGGTAAATATAGATGCTAAAAAAGAAAACACAGTTGAAATTGACCTTAATGAACTTGGAATCAAAACCATCACTGGTCAAGCTATAACTTCATCAAAACTTCAAGATTTCAATTCATTTGATAATCCAACAAAAATACAACCCGTTCCTTTCAAAGGTTTTGAAAATAAAAAAGGAAAACTTACAGTTAACGTCCCTCCTTTTTCGGTTATAATGTTAGAAGGAAAATAA